In one window of Nothobranchius furzeri strain GRZ-AD chromosome 11, NfurGRZ-RIMD1, whole genome shotgun sequence DNA:
- the guk1a gene encoding guanylate kinase isoform X1: protein MYLRLCTRLFSAMAGPRPVVFSGPSGAGKSTLLKKLMKEYENVFGFSVSHTTRKPRPGEENGKDYHFVTREAMQAAINNGEFIENAEFSGNMYGTSKAAVQAVQAKNLICILDIDMQGVKNIKKTDLNPIYISIQPPSMETLEKRLRDRKTESEESLQKRLNAAKVDIEFSKEPGVFDVIVINDSLEDAYERLRQALLGEISKVKKVNPSL from the exons ATGTACCTGAGGCTTTGCACCAGGCTATTTTCAG CGATGGCTGGACCCAGGCCAGTGGTGTTCAGCGGCCCGTCGGGGGCAGGAAAAAGCACTTTGCTGAAAAAGCTAATGAAAGAATATGAGAATGTCTTTGGCTTCAGCGTTTCCC ACACAACAAGAAAACCTCGTCCTGGAGAAGAGAACGGCAAAG ATTATCACTTTGTAACACGGGAGGCGATGCAAGCAGCCATCAACAACGGCGAGTTCATTGAGAACGCGGAGTTTTCAGGGAACATGTATGGGACAAGTAAAGCCGCCGTGCAAGCCGTCCAGGCAAAGAACCTCATCTGTATACTTGATATTGACATGCAGGGCGTGAAGAACATCAAAAAGACGGACCTCAACCCCATTTACATCTCCATTCAGCCACCGTCCATGGAGACTCTG GAAAAGCGTCTGAGAGACAGAAAAACCGAGTCAGAAGAGAGCCTTCAGAAGCGTTTAAACGCAGCCAAGGTGGACATTGAGTTCA GTAAAGAGCCAGGGGTGTTTGATGTCATTGTCATCAATGATAGCTTGGAGGATGCTTACGAGAGGTTAAGACAGGCCCTTCTTGGG GAAATCAGCAAGGTCAAGAAAGTCAACCCGTCTTTGTAG
- the guk1a gene encoding guanylate kinase isoform X2 has product MRDSNTKAMAGPRPVVFSGPSGAGKSTLLKKLMKEYENVFGFSVSHTTRKPRPGEENGKDYHFVTREAMQAAINNGEFIENAEFSGNMYGTSKAAVQAVQAKNLICILDIDMQGVKNIKKTDLNPIYISIQPPSMETLEKRLRDRKTESEESLQKRLNAAKVDIEFSKEPGVFDVIVINDSLEDAYERLRQALLGEISKVKKVNPSL; this is encoded by the exons ATGAGGGACTCCAATACAAAAG CGATGGCTGGACCCAGGCCAGTGGTGTTCAGCGGCCCGTCGGGGGCAGGAAAAAGCACTTTGCTGAAAAAGCTAATGAAAGAATATGAGAATGTCTTTGGCTTCAGCGTTTCCC ACACAACAAGAAAACCTCGTCCTGGAGAAGAGAACGGCAAAG ATTATCACTTTGTAACACGGGAGGCGATGCAAGCAGCCATCAACAACGGCGAGTTCATTGAGAACGCGGAGTTTTCAGGGAACATGTATGGGACAAGTAAAGCCGCCGTGCAAGCCGTCCAGGCAAAGAACCTCATCTGTATACTTGATATTGACATGCAGGGCGTGAAGAACATCAAAAAGACGGACCTCAACCCCATTTACATCTCCATTCAGCCACCGTCCATGGAGACTCTG GAAAAGCGTCTGAGAGACAGAAAAACCGAGTCAGAAGAGAGCCTTCAGAAGCGTTTAAACGCAGCCAAGGTGGACATTGAGTTCA GTAAAGAGCCAGGGGTGTTTGATGTCATTGTCATCAATGATAGCTTGGAGGATGCTTACGAGAGGTTAAGACAGGCCCTTCTTGGG GAAATCAGCAAGGTCAAGAAAGTCAACCCGTCTTTGTAG